One genomic region from Nitrospirota bacterium encodes:
- a CDS encoding DUF3147 domain-containing protein produces MNELGKYALYFLLGGTIVSISTYLGSQGRSFLAAFASTFPAITGATFILIYLNGGNDAIVSYAKNLLWFVPPWTVYVVSMIVGVPRFGFWPAMVGSLTLYMSCVGLVRLFVR; encoded by the coding sequence ATGAACGAACTCGGGAAATACGCACTCTATTTTCTTCTCGGCGGCACCATCGTCAGCATCTCGACCTACCTGGGGTCTCAAGGCCGTTCGTTTCTGGCCGCCTTTGCCAGTACCTTTCCGGCCATTACCGGTGCGACATTTATCTTGATTTACCTAAACGGCGGCAATGACGCCATCGTCAGCTACGCGAAGAATCTGCTGTGGTTCGTCCCACCCTGGACGGTCTATGTCGTCTCCATGATTGTCGGTGTCCCACGATTCGGCTTTTGGCCTGCGATGGTCGGCTCACTCACACTCTATATGAGCTGCGTGGGACTGGTGCGGTTGTTTGTCCGATAA
- a CDS encoding CPBP family intramembrane metalloprotease, with protein sequence MMAPEPGLHATPAQADERGAALALLPIATTLAFYTLPTSLQKQPLAQFAPQLIAYLTLGLWASSNRNIVSRLGLEKKKIRDGLRWGLVTGLLLGGLNTFVILSVYPHLGYDISFLTVTPHAQLPLLVMVPWFICGIALFVELNFRGFMLGRLAALESRLWGSDLASRLSPLAIFTSTLIFAFDPFMVNTFQHLHWIALWDGLIWGIIRARTGNLYITIVAHAIEVIVMYSAARFALMS encoded by the coding sequence ATGATGGCGCCTGAGCCCGGTCTTCATGCGACTCCGGCTCAGGCCGACGAACGGGGAGCGGCCCTCGCGCTGCTTCCCATCGCAACGACCCTCGCTTTCTACACCCTCCCCACCTCGCTTCAGAAACAACCACTTGCCCAATTCGCGCCGCAACTAATCGCTTATCTTACTCTTGGCCTCTGGGCCTCGAGTAACCGCAACATTGTCTCCCGACTGGGGCTGGAGAAAAAGAAGATAAGAGATGGCCTGCGCTGGGGACTCGTGACAGGTCTGCTGCTCGGTGGCCTGAATACCTTCGTGATTCTCTCCGTCTATCCGCATCTGGGCTATGACATCAGTTTCCTCACTGTCACGCCGCATGCCCAACTCCCTCTCCTCGTAATGGTCCCCTGGTTCATCTGCGGCATCGCGCTCTTCGTGGAACTGAACTTTCGAGGTTTTATGCTGGGGCGACTGGCTGCTCTTGAGTCGCGGCTTTGGGGATCCGATCTTGCTTCCCGCCTCTCGCCCCTTGCCATTTTCACCAGCACCCTGATATTTGCTTTCGACCCCTTCATGGTAAATACTTTCCAACACCTCCATTGGATTGCTCTATGGGACGGTCTCATCTGGGGAATCATCCGGGCACGCACAGGCAATCTCTACATCACTATCGTTGCGCATGCGATTGAAGTCATCGTGATGTATAGCGCGGCAAGATTCGCGCTGATGTCATAG
- a CDS encoding TolC family protein, which translates to MGQYSLSIKGGVMEQSTRIQRWWRTCGYAVGIGLLLAPSLSWGLEVGKTPPTERRETISLADAALQALKHNLDINISRQTKESRQTDITVEQAKFDPTLSVNGQYNRTVNPLNRPVFGGTGGALNDITTFDQRNQSVTLDATTNLLTGGNVDLNYSPSRTIVNQNVATGFLFNPAYTGGLALTLTQPLLRNAGLDVTKTFIRVAQNNAIVEEHIFRDRVLTVLATVEQTYWEVVFANENLKVAEAALKAAQELLASNRAKAKAGIMSIVDVLQAEAAVASRVEQVLVADKTIRDQEDQLRRLLNPAEEDLRQDLRLTPLDQPTVTLEPISLQEAIDTAIEQRPEIVQAKKNMETSDLNTKFAKNQILPTLSFQGTMGMAGLGKDYGDSVNKNLSGDYYNYGAGLVLSYPLGNRSAWSTYNKRQLEAKNAEASLVSVRQQIIVGVREAVRRVQTDFKRIETTRSARIMAEKQLQAEQERLKVGLSTTRFVLDFQRDLATAQGNELRATVDYNKSLSNLARHKASTLDRYNFQLN; encoded by the coding sequence ATGGGCCAATATTCTTTGTCGATCAAAGGGGGCGTTATGGAGCAGAGTACCAGGATACAGAGATGGTGGCGCACATGCGGCTATGCCGTCGGCATCGGCCTGCTTCTGGCTCCCAGCCTCAGTTGGGGGCTGGAAGTCGGAAAGACTCCACCGACTGAACGTCGGGAGACCATCTCCCTTGCCGACGCGGCGCTTCAAGCACTGAAACATAACTTGGACATCAATATCAGCCGCCAGACGAAGGAGAGCCGGCAGACTGACATTACGGTCGAGCAAGCCAAGTTCGATCCGACGCTGAGCGTGAACGGTCAGTACAATCGAACGGTGAACCCGCTCAACCGACCGGTGTTCGGTGGAACCGGCGGGGCGTTGAACGACATTACGACCTTCGACCAACGGAACCAATCCGTCACACTCGATGCCACGACGAACTTGCTCACCGGCGGCAACGTCGACCTGAACTATAGCCCGTCTCGAACCATCGTCAATCAGAATGTGGCCACCGGGTTCCTCTTCAACCCCGCCTATACCGGCGGTCTCGCACTGACGCTCACACAGCCCTTGCTCCGCAACGCCGGCCTCGACGTCACCAAGACCTTTATTCGCGTGGCGCAGAACAATGCCATCGTCGAGGAACATATCTTTCGCGACCGCGTCCTCACTGTCCTGGCCACCGTGGAGCAAACCTATTGGGAAGTCGTCTTTGCCAACGAGAATCTAAAAGTCGCTGAGGCCGCCTTGAAAGCGGCACAGGAACTCCTGGCCAGCAACCGGGCGAAGGCGAAGGCCGGCATCATGTCGATCGTCGATGTCCTGCAAGCCGAAGCGGCCGTCGCATCGCGGGTCGAGCAAGTGCTGGTTGCGGATAAAACGATTCGAGACCAGGAAGATCAACTGCGCCGATTACTCAACCCGGCGGAAGAGGATTTGCGTCAAGACTTGCGCCTGACCCCACTCGACCAACCGACCGTGACGCTCGAACCGATCAGCCTGCAGGAAGCCATCGACACGGCGATCGAGCAGCGGCCTGAAATCGTCCAGGCAAAAAAGAATATGGAGACGAGCGATCTCAACACCAAATTTGCCAAAAACCAGATTCTCCCGACCCTCTCGTTCCAAGGCACCATGGGGATGGCAGGGCTGGGAAAAGACTACGGCGATTCGGTGAACAAGAACCTGAGCGGCGACTACTACAACTATGGTGCGGGCCTCGTCCTCAGCTATCCCCTCGGCAACCGCTCAGCCTGGAGCACCTACAACAAGCGGCAGCTCGAAGCGAAAAATGCCGAAGCCTCCCTTGTCAGCGTGCGGCAGCAGATCATCGTGGGTGTGCGCGAAGCGGTCCGACGCGTCCAGACGGATTTCAAGCGGATCGAAACCACCAGATCGGCCAGAATCATGGCCGAGAAACAGTTGCAGGCGGAGCAGGAGCGTCTGAAGGTAGGGCTGAGCACCACTCGCTTCGTCCTCGACTTCCAACGCGATCTTGCAACGGCCCAGGGCAATGAGTTACGCGCCACGGTCGACTACAATAAGTCTCTCTCCAACCTCGCGCGGCACAAAGCCTCCACGCTCGACCGCTATAATTTCCAACTGAATTAA